The following are encoded together in the Bradyrhizobium sp. CCGUVB1N3 genome:
- the fdhF gene encoding formate dehydrogenase subunit alpha: MSLIEEIDFGTPRSKSETMVTLTIDGNEVTVPEGTSIMRAAMDAGHQIPKLCATDMVDAFGSCRLCVVEIEGRAGTPASCTTPVMNGLVVHTQTERLKKLRKGVMELYISDHPLDCLTCGANGDCELQDMAGAVGLREVRYGYEGENHVFAKSNGEVNAAWMPKDESNPYFTYDPSKCIVCSRCVRACEEVQGTFALTISGRGFDSRVSPGMSESFLGSECVSCGACVQACPTATLTEKSVIEIGQPEHSVVTTCAYCGVGCAFKAEMRGEEVVRMVPWKDGKANRGHSCVKGRFAWGYTNHKERILKPMIRDRIEDPWREVSWDEAFSFAAAKMRGIQAKYGRDAIGGITSSRCTNEETYLVQKLIRAGFGNNNVDTCARVCHSPTGYGLATTFGTSAGTQDFDSVEDTDVAVVIGANPASAHPVFASRLKKRLRQGAKLIVIDPRRTEMVESPHVKALHLPLMPGTNVAVMTALAHVIVTEGLVNEAFVRERCDWSEFEEWAAFVAQPNNSPEATAILTGVDPKALREAARTYATGGNGAIYYGLGVTEHSQGSTTVIAIANLAMATGNIGRPGVGVNPLRGQNNVQGSCDMGSFPHELPGYRHISGDAVRDQFEAMWNVKLNPEPGLRIPNMFDAAVEGTFMGIYVQGEDILQSDPNTSHVVAALSAMECVIVHDLFLNETANYAHVFLPGSSFLEKDGTFTNAERRIQRVRKVMTPKNGLADWEVTIGLAKAMGFEMNYKHPSEIMDEIAELTPTFAGVSYARLDELGSVQWPCNEKAPEGTPVMHIDGFVRGKGKFVVTEYVATDERTGPRYPLLLTTGRILSQYNVGAQTRRTDNVVWHAEDRLEIHPHDAEQRGVRDGDWVRLKSRAGETTLRAEITDRVAPGVVYTTFHHPDTQANVITTDYSDWATNCPEYKVTAVQISPSNGPSDWQKAYDAQARHSRRIAPAEAAE; encoded by the coding sequence ATGTCTCTGATCGAAGAAATCGACTTCGGCACGCCGCGCTCGAAATCGGAAACGATGGTCACGCTGACCATCGACGGCAATGAGGTCACGGTGCCCGAGGGCACCTCGATCATGCGTGCCGCGATGGACGCCGGCCACCAGATCCCAAAACTCTGCGCGACCGACATGGTCGATGCATTCGGCTCGTGCCGACTTTGCGTCGTCGAGATCGAGGGCCGCGCCGGCACGCCGGCCTCCTGCACCACGCCGGTGATGAACGGCCTCGTCGTGCACACCCAGACCGAGCGACTGAAGAAGCTGCGCAAGGGCGTGATGGAGCTCTACATCTCCGACCATCCGCTCGACTGCCTCACCTGCGGCGCGAACGGCGATTGCGAATTGCAGGACATGGCCGGTGCCGTCGGCCTGCGCGAGGTGCGCTACGGCTATGAGGGCGAGAACCACGTCTTCGCCAAGTCCAACGGCGAGGTCAACGCCGCCTGGATGCCGAAGGACGAGTCCAATCCCTACTTCACCTACGATCCCTCCAAGTGCATCGTCTGCTCGCGCTGCGTCCGCGCCTGCGAGGAGGTGCAAGGCACCTTCGCGCTGACGATCTCGGGCCGCGGCTTCGACAGCCGCGTTTCACCGGGCATGAGCGAGAGCTTCCTCGGCTCCGAATGCGTCTCCTGTGGCGCCTGCGTGCAAGCCTGTCCGACCGCGACGCTGACGGAAAAGTCGGTGATCGAGATCGGCCAGCCCGAGCACTCCGTCGTCACCACCTGCGCCTATTGCGGCGTCGGCTGCGCCTTCAAGGCCGAGATGCGCGGCGAGGAAGTCGTGCGCATGGTGCCGTGGAAGGACGGCAAGGCCAATCGCGGCCATTCCTGCGTCAAAGGCCGCTTCGCCTGGGGCTACACCAACCACAAGGAACGCATCCTCAAGCCGATGATCCGCGACCGGATCGAGGATCCCTGGCGCGAAGTGTCGTGGGATGAAGCGTTCTCCTTCGCCGCAGCGAAGATGCGCGGCATCCAGGCGAAATACGGCCGCGACGCCATCGGCGGCATCACCTCGTCCCGCTGCACCAATGAAGAGACCTATCTGGTGCAGAAGCTGATCCGCGCCGGTTTCGGCAACAACAATGTCGACACCTGCGCCCGCGTCTGCCATTCGCCGACCGGCTATGGCCTCGCCACCACCTTCGGCACCTCCGCCGGCACGCAGGATTTCGACTCCGTCGAGGATACCGACGTCGCCGTCGTCATCGGCGCCAATCCGGCCTCCGCCCACCCCGTGTTCGCTTCGCGCCTGAAGAAGCGGCTGCGGCAGGGCGCCAAGCTGATCGTGATCGATCCACGCCGCACCGAGATGGTGGAATCGCCTCACGTGAAGGCGCTGCATCTGCCGCTGATGCCCGGCACCAACGTCGCGGTCATGACGGCGCTGGCGCATGTCATCGTTACCGAGGGGCTCGTCAACGAGGCCTTCGTGCGCGAGCGCTGCGACTGGAGCGAGTTCGAGGAATGGGCGGCGTTCGTCGCGCAGCCGAACAACAGCCCGGAAGCCACCGCGATCCTGACCGGCGTCGATCCCAAGGCGCTGCGCGAAGCCGCGCGCACTTACGCCACCGGCGGCAACGGCGCGATCTATTACGGGCTCGGCGTTACCGAGCACAGCCAGGGCTCGACCACGGTGATCGCGATCGCCAACCTCGCGATGGCGACCGGCAATATCGGCCGCCCCGGCGTCGGCGTGAACCCGCTGCGCGGCCAGAACAACGTGCAGGGCTCCTGCGACATGGGCTCGTTCCCGCATGAATTGCCGGGCTATCGCCACATCTCAGGCGATGCCGTGCGCGACCAGTTCGAGGCGATGTGGAACGTCAAGCTCAATCCCGAGCCGGGCCTGCGCATTCCCAATATGTTCGATGCTGCGGTCGAAGGCACGTTCATGGGGATCTACGTGCAGGGCGAGGACATCCTGCAATCCGATCCGAACACGTCGCACGTAGTGGCGGCGCTCTCGGCCATGGAATGCGTCATCGTCCACGACCTCTTCCTCAACGAGACCGCCAACTACGCCCATGTCTTCCTGCCCGGCTCGAGCTTCCTCGAGAAGGACGGCACCTTCACCAACGCCGAGCGCCGCATCCAGCGCGTGCGCAAGGTGATGACGCCGAAGAACGGCCTTGCGGATTGGGAGGTCACCATCGGGCTGGCGAAGGCGATGGGCTTCGAGATGAACTACAAACACCCCTCCGAGATCATGGACGAGATCGCAGAGCTGACGCCGACCTTTGCCGGCGTCTCCTACGCCAGGCTCGACGAACTCGGCTCGGTGCAGTGGCCCTGCAACGAGAAGGCGCCCGAGGGCACGCCGGTGATGCATATCGACGGCTTCGTCCGCGGCAAGGGCAAGTTTGTCGTCACCGAATATGTCGCGACCGACGAGCGCACCGGCCCGCGCTATCCGCTGCTGCTGACCACCGGCCGCATCCTCAGCCAGTACAATGTCGGCGCGCAGACCCGCCGCACCGACAACGTGGTCTGGCACGCTGAAGACCGGCTCGAAATCCATCCGCACGACGCCGAGCAGCGCGGCGTGCGCGACGGCGACTGGGTGCGGCTGAAGAGCCGCGCCGGTGAAACCACGCTGCGCGCGGAGATCACCGACCGCGTCGCGCCGGGCGTGGTCTACACCACCTTCCACCATCCGGACACGCAGGCCAACGTCATCACGACCGACTATTCGGACTGGGCCACCAACTGTCCGGAGTACAAGGTCACGGCGGTGCAGATCTCGCCGTCCAACGGACCGTCCGACTGGCAGAAGGCCTATGACGCGCAGGCGCGGCATTCGCGTCGCATCGCGCCGGCCGAGGCTGCGGAGTAG
- the fdhD gene encoding formate dehydrogenase accessory sulfurtransferase FdhD — protein sequence MHVAVQAIDRESWRDGAASGGTRHVPEETPIALTYNGGTYAVMMGTPQNLEDFAVGFSLSEGIVKSADDIQSLDVVRLDDGIELRMWLASEDAGRTSERRRHIAGPTGCGICGIESIAEAVRPAAVVPQGQTFTPEQIVTAMQGIAPLQAINMQTRAVHAAAFWSPARGIVALREDVGRHNALDKLAGALARSRTDASGGMVLLTSRVSVEMVQKTAAIGAPVMVAVSAPTALAVRTAEAAGITLVAIARQDGFEVFTHGGRVACRATEVADVA from the coding sequence ATGCACGTGGCGGTCCAGGCGATCGATCGTGAGAGCTGGCGCGACGGAGCGGCCTCCGGCGGGACACGGCACGTCCCGGAGGAGACGCCGATCGCGCTGACCTACAATGGCGGCACCTATGCCGTCATGATGGGAACGCCGCAAAATCTCGAAGACTTCGCCGTCGGCTTCAGCCTGAGCGAAGGCATCGTGAAATCCGCCGACGACATCCAGTCGCTCGATGTCGTTCGCCTCGATGACGGAATCGAGCTCCGGATGTGGCTGGCCTCGGAGGATGCCGGACGCACGAGCGAGCGGCGCCGCCACATCGCTGGGCCCACAGGCTGCGGCATCTGCGGCATCGAGTCGATTGCGGAAGCCGTGCGTCCTGCGGCGGTCGTGCCACAGGGGCAAACCTTCACGCCGGAGCAGATCGTGACGGCGATGCAGGGCATTGCTCCCCTGCAAGCGATCAACATGCAGACCCGCGCCGTGCATGCCGCCGCGTTCTGGTCCCCTGCCCGCGGCATCGTCGCGCTGCGCGAGGATGTCGGCCGCCATAACGCGCTCGACAAGCTCGCCGGCGCGCTGGCCCGCAGCCGCACGGATGCGAGCGGCGGCATGGTGCTGCTGACCAGCCGCGTTTCGGTGGAGATGGTGCAAAAGACGGCCGCGATCGGCGCACCGGTGATGGTCGCGGTCTCCGCGCCCACCGCGCTTGCCGTGCGCACCGCGGAAGCCGCCGGCATCACGCTGGTTGCCATCGCCCGGCAGGACGGGTTCGAAGTGTTCACGCATGGCGGCCGCGTGGCCTGCCGTGCCACGGAGGTTGCCGATGTCGCCTGA
- a CDS encoding formate dehydrogenase subunit delta, whose product MSPDRLIYMANQIGKFFQSQGHDKAVPGIAEHIKKFWDPRMKRAIFAHLDAGGAGLEPDVREAIASLKEATALPTAP is encoded by the coding sequence ATGTCGCCTGACCGCTTGATCTACATGGCCAACCAGATCGGCAAGTTCTTCCAGAGCCAGGGGCACGACAAGGCCGTGCCGGGGATCGCCGAGCACATCAAGAAGTTCTGGGATCCCCGGATGAAGCGCGCGATCTTCGCGCATCTCGACGCCGGCGGCGCCGGGCTGGAGCCTGATGTTCGCGAGGCCATCGCATCGCTAAAAGAGGCTACTGCCCTTCCAACAGCGCCCTGA
- a CDS encoding bifunctional [glutamine synthetase] adenylyltransferase/[glutamine synthetase]-adenylyl-L-tyrosine phosphorylase: MNLSAPGNADKHGGSLAARFAEGPHIAASATAEQRLRDWLAELEPQQAAAIAALLDRPFVRPILAGIAEFSPYLFELIRGDPARLIRLLACDPDAHLASLIDDARRAVLAAIEEAEVMRLLRRMKSEAALLIALCDIGGVWPVMRVTAALTDVAVSSVQTALRFLLRQDAARGKLLPANPEEAPEEGCGLIVLAMGKMGAGELNYSSDIDLIVFFDPDATTLASDIEPQPFFVRVTQGLARLLQQRTYDGYVFRVDLRLRPDPSSTQVAISRDAALHYYEREGRTWERAAMIKARACAGDLKAGEALLADIAPFVWRKHLDFAALADVHDMKRQMQTYRGQSEVAVEGHNVKVGRGGIREIEFFAQTQQLIAGGRHPGLRVRPTLTALDVLASSNWITNQARDELTAAYHFLRRVEHRLQMIADEQTHALPDDKEAVERLAWFYGYESREAFACDLLRQLGIVQGHYEKLFEGDPTGTAKLPAIDYGTGPDDPRLLQQLLTLGFKKPAAVAQTVRDWITGDYRVFRNEATRGAFVEFVPALIDGLAHAEEPDRAVAAFDHFLQALQRGGRLITLLSQNRDLVALVALVLGAAPRLGEMLARQPQLMDGLIDPRFFGAMPDQRELSARLAATVRDADSYEEFLDRLRLFGQESLFLIGTRILSGTVSAQQASTAFADVAEGIVHTVHGLVADRFASQHGRIKGQETAIVAMGRLGSREMTASSDLDLILLYDFDGENPDSDGPKSLQGAHYFARFTQRLISAFTTRTNYGVLYDIDMRLRPSGRAGPVASSAASFADYQAHEAWTWEHMALTRARVVSASPEFRERIEAVIREVLTRRRDPVTIANDVADMRRAIAQEKGETDYWDLKYAAGGMVDIDFIAQYLQLVHAHDKPGILDVSTMQVLENAARLGVLAQSETEILRAAARLYHDLTQILRLCVSDRFKPETAGVDLQRVLARAGDAPDFSSLEARVKETQSEVRRVFRALLEGQ, encoded by the coding sequence ATGAATCTCTCCGCGCCGGGAAACGCGGACAAGCATGGTGGAAGTCTGGCCGCGCGCTTCGCGGAAGGTCCCCATATTGCCGCTTCCGCCACCGCCGAACAGCGTCTTCGTGACTGGCTCGCCGAGCTCGAGCCGCAGCAGGCTGCTGCGATCGCGGCGCTGCTCGATCGTCCCTTCGTTCGTCCGATCCTGGCCGGCATCGCGGAATTCTCGCCCTATCTGTTCGAGTTGATCCGCGGCGATCCGGCGCGGCTGATCCGGCTGCTGGCGTGCGATCCCGATGCACATCTGGCATCGCTGATCGACGACGCCAGACGCGCCGTGCTCGCCGCCATCGAGGAAGCCGAGGTGATGCGGCTGCTCCGCCGCATGAAGTCGGAGGCGGCGCTCTTGATCGCGCTCTGCGACATCGGCGGCGTTTGGCCGGTGATGCGGGTGACGGCGGCGTTGACCGACGTCGCGGTGTCGTCGGTCCAGACCGCGCTCCGGTTCCTGCTGCGGCAGGACGCCGCACGCGGCAAGCTGCTGCCGGCCAATCCGGAAGAAGCTCCGGAAGAAGGTTGCGGCCTGATCGTGCTGGCGATGGGCAAGATGGGCGCGGGCGAGCTGAATTATTCCAGCGACATCGACCTGATCGTGTTCTTTGATCCCGACGCGACGACGCTTGCGTCCGACATCGAGCCGCAGCCCTTCTTCGTGCGGGTGACGCAGGGGCTCGCGCGCCTGCTGCAACAGCGCACCTATGACGGCTACGTGTTCCGCGTCGATCTGCGGCTGCGGCCCGATCCGTCCTCGACGCAAGTTGCGATCTCGCGCGACGCAGCGCTGCATTACTACGAGCGGGAAGGGCGTACCTGGGAGCGTGCGGCCATGATCAAGGCTCGCGCCTGCGCCGGCGACCTGAAAGCCGGCGAAGCGCTGCTAGCCGACATCGCGCCGTTCGTCTGGCGCAAGCATCTCGACTTCGCCGCGCTCGCCGACGTTCACGACATGAAGCGGCAGATGCAGACCTATCGCGGCCAGAGCGAGGTCGCGGTCGAAGGCCATAACGTGAAGGTGGGGCGTGGCGGTATCCGCGAGATCGAGTTCTTCGCCCAGACCCAGCAATTGATCGCCGGGGGCCGTCATCCGGGATTGCGGGTGCGGCCGACGCTGACCGCCCTCGACGTGCTCGCCAGCAGCAACTGGATCACCAACCAGGCCCGCGATGAGCTGACCGCCGCCTACCACTTCCTGCGCCGGGTCGAGCATCGCCTCCAGATGATCGCCGACGAGCAGACCCATGCCTTGCCTGACGACAAGGAGGCCGTGGAGCGCCTGGCGTGGTTCTATGGCTATGAGAGTCGCGAGGCCTTTGCGTGCGACCTCTTGCGTCAGCTCGGGATCGTACAGGGTCATTACGAGAAACTGTTCGAGGGCGATCCGACCGGCACGGCAAAGCTGCCGGCGATTGATTACGGCACCGGCCCCGACGATCCGCGCCTGTTGCAGCAGCTGTTGACGCTCGGCTTCAAGAAGCCCGCCGCCGTCGCACAGACGGTGCGCGACTGGATCACCGGCGACTACCGCGTGTTCCGTAACGAGGCGACCCGTGGCGCCTTCGTCGAATTCGTACCGGCCCTGATCGACGGCCTTGCCCATGCCGAGGAGCCGGACCGCGCGGTCGCAGCGTTCGACCATTTCCTCCAGGCCTTGCAGCGCGGCGGTCGGCTGATCACGCTGCTCAGCCAGAACCGCGATCTCGTTGCCCTCGTGGCGCTGGTGCTGGGCGCCGCGCCCCGGCTCGGCGAGATGCTGGCGCGGCAGCCGCAATTGATGGATGGCCTGATCGATCCGCGCTTCTTCGGCGCAATGCCGGACCAGCGGGAGTTGTCCGCGCGGCTTGCAGCCACGGTGCGAGATGCCGATTCCTACGAGGAGTTCCTCGACCGGCTGCGCCTGTTCGGACAGGAGAGCCTGTTCCTGATCGGCACGCGCATCCTTTCGGGCACAGTTTCTGCGCAACAGGCGAGTACCGCCTTCGCCGACGTCGCGGAGGGCATCGTGCACACCGTGCACGGGCTGGTCGCAGATCGCTTTGCCAGCCAGCATGGCCGGATCAAGGGGCAGGAGACAGCGATCGTCGCCATGGGCCGGCTCGGCAGCCGCGAGATGACGGCGTCGTCCGATCTCGACCTGATCCTGCTCTATGATTTCGACGGCGAGAATCCGGATTCAGACGGACCAAAGTCGCTCCAGGGCGCGCATTATTTCGCGCGCTTCACCCAGCGCCTGATCAGCGCCTTCACGACGCGGACCAATTACGGCGTGCTCTACGACATCGACATGCGGCTGCGTCCCTCGGGGCGTGCAGGCCCGGTGGCCTCCAGCGCCGCCTCCTTCGCCGACTATCAGGCCCACGAAGCCTGGACCTGGGAGCACATGGCGCTGACGCGCGCACGCGTCGTGTCGGCTTCGCCGGAGTTTCGGGAGCGGATCGAGGCCGTCATCCGCGAGGTGCTGACGCGGCGGCGCGATCCCGTCACGATTGCCAACGACGTCGCCGACATGCGTCGCGCGATCGCGCAGGAGAAGGGCGAGACCGACTATTGGGACCTCAAATATGCCGCCGGAGGCATGGTCGATATCGACTTCATCGCGCAATATCTCCAGCTCGTCCACGCGCATGACAAGCCGGGGATTCTCGACGTTTCGACCATGCAGGTGCTGGAGAACGCCGCAAGGCTCGGCGTGCTGGCGCAGTCGGAGACCGAGATCCTGCGCGCGGCAGCGCGGCTTTACCACGATCTGACCCAGATCCTGCGCCTCTGCGTCAGCGACCGCTTCAAGCCGGAGACCGCCGGTGTCGACCTTCAGCGGGTGTTGGCGCGGGCAGGCGACGCGCCGGATTTCTCATCGCTCGAAGCGCGCGTGAAGGAGACGCAGAGCGAGGTGCGGCGCGTGTTCAGGGCGCTGTTGGAAGGGCAGTAG
- a CDS encoding ATP-binding protein, producing the protein MTAFGKLIRTTAFRLTLVYLFLFAIFAASLLGYFAWNTRRLITEEITQTVNAETSEINEIYGLRGMFGLVRAIEYRALRPGANLYLVTSPAGQAIAGNVGSLAPGVMATRGWSETAYRRIEDTDDRDHRALVRVTELENGFRLLIGRDLAERRRLFGIVAKAAQWSILIVVVLGLGGGIFVARRVLTRIDAMSGTAHRIMTGDLSERLPVGRSGDELDRLAENLNAMLERIEALMVGLKEVSDNIAHDLKTPLTRLRNRAEEALAKSGCEADYRAALERTIEESDGLIRTFNALLMIARAESGQARGNMDDFDASDVAGGIHELYEPLAEDDGMTLKVKAEPTPVHGNRELISQALANLVENAIKYGKPVAQSAGTVVSMDSRQILIEARREGDHVLLSVTDRGPGIPEGDRKHAVERFVRLEASRTLPGSGLGLSLAAAVATLHGGELKLGDAHPGLIATLVLPARAGAGERVAPPIPDVPQKVA; encoded by the coding sequence GTGACGGCATTCGGTAAGCTGATACGAACGACCGCGTTCCGGTTGACGCTGGTCTACCTGTTCCTGTTCGCGATCTTTGCCGCATCGCTGCTCGGCTATTTCGCCTGGAATACGCGGCGGCTGATCACGGAAGAGATCACCCAGACGGTGAATGCGGAGACTTCGGAGATCAACGAGATCTACGGTCTCCGCGGCATGTTCGGCCTCGTGCGGGCGATCGAATATCGGGCGTTGCGGCCGGGCGCCAACCTCTATCTCGTGACCTCGCCGGCGGGCCAGGCGATCGCCGGCAATGTCGGCTCGCTGGCGCCGGGCGTGATGGCGACGCGCGGCTGGTCGGAGACCGCGTACCGGCGTATCGAGGATACCGATGACCGCGACCATCGCGCGCTCGTGCGCGTCACCGAATTGGAAAACGGCTTCCGCCTATTGATCGGCCGCGACCTCGCCGAGCGGCGGCGCCTGTTCGGCATCGTCGCCAAGGCCGCACAATGGTCGATCCTGATCGTCGTCGTGCTCGGCCTCGGCGGTGGCATCTTCGTCGCGCGCCGGGTGCTCACGCGCATTGACGCGATGAGCGGCACGGCGCATCGCATCATGACCGGCGATCTCAGTGAACGTTTGCCTGTGGGACGCAGCGGCGACGAGCTCGACAGGCTCGCGGAAAACCTCAACGCCATGCTGGAGCGGATCGAGGCGCTGATGGTGGGGCTGAAGGAAGTCTCCGACAACATCGCCCATGACTTGAAGACACCGCTGACGCGCCTGCGCAACCGCGCCGAGGAGGCGCTGGCGAAATCGGGCTGCGAGGCTGACTACCGCGCGGCGCTGGAGCGGACCATCGAGGAATCGGACGGGCTGATCCGCACCTTCAATGCGCTGCTGATGATCGCGCGCGCCGAATCCGGCCAAGCGCGCGGCAACATGGACGATTTCGACGCCTCCGATGTCGCCGGCGGCATCCACGAGCTCTACGAGCCGCTCGCCGAGGACGACGGCATGACGTTGAAGGTGAAGGCTGAGCCGACGCCGGTCCACGGCAATCGCGAGCTGATCAGCCAGGCGCTCGCCAATCTGGTCGAGAACGCGATCAAATATGGCAAGCCGGTCGCGCAGTCCGCTGGAACCGTGGTCAGCATGGACAGCCGCCAGATCCTCATCGAGGCTCGGCGCGAGGGCGATCACGTGCTGCTCAGCGTCACCGATCGCGGCCCCGGAATTCCGGAAGGTGATCGCAAGCACGCCGTGGAGCGTTTCGTGCGGCTCGAGGCGAGCCGGACGCTGCCGGGCTCGGGCCTGGGCCTCAGCCTTGCCGCCGCGGTTGCAACGCTGCATGGCGGTGAGCTGAAGTTGGGCGATGCCCATCCGGGCCTCATCGCCACGCTGGTCCTGCCCGCCCGCGCCGGGGCCGGCGAGAGGGTTGCTCCTCCAATACCGGATGTGCCACAGAAGGTGGCATGA
- a CDS encoding response regulator transcription factor → MRLLIIEDDRESADYLVKAFREVGHIADHASDGEEGLAMAESGDYDVLVVDRMLPKRDGLSLIGALREKGDSSPVLILSALGQVDDRIKGLRAGGDDYLPKPYSFAELLARVEVLSRRRGGPAEDTVYRVGDLELDRLSHRVARGKDELTLQPREFRLLEYLMKHAGQVVTRTMLLENVWDYHFDPQTNVIDVHISRLRSKIDKGFDRPLLHTIRGAGYMIRDGIR, encoded by the coding sequence ATGCGCCTCCTCATCATCGAAGACGACCGCGAATCTGCCGATTATCTCGTCAAGGCGTTTCGCGAAGTCGGTCACATCGCCGACCACGCCTCTGACGGCGAGGAAGGCCTCGCCATGGCCGAGAGCGGCGATTACGACGTGCTGGTGGTCGACCGCATGCTGCCCAAGCGCGACGGCCTGTCGCTGATCGGCGCCCTGCGCGAAAAGGGCGATTCGTCGCCGGTGCTGATTCTCTCCGCGCTCGGCCAGGTCGACGACCGCATCAAGGGCCTGCGTGCCGGCGGCGACGATTATCTGCCGAAACCGTACTCGTTCGCCGAGTTGCTCGCGCGCGTCGAGGTGCTGTCGCGCCGGCGCGGCGGTCCCGCCGAGGATACGGTCTATCGCGTCGGCGATCTCGAGCTCGACCGGCTCTCCCATCGCGTCGCCCGCGGCAAGGACGAGCTGACGCTTCAGCCGCGCGAGTTCCGGCTGCTCGAATATCTGATGAAGCATGCAGGGCAGGTGGTGACGCGCACCATGCTCCTGGAGAACGTCTGGGACTATCATTTCGATCCGCAAACCAACGTGATCGACGTGCACATCTCGCGGCTGCGCTCCAAGATCGACAAGGGGTTCGATCGGCCGCTGCTGCACACGATCCGCGGCGCGGGGTACATGATCCGTGACGGCATTCGGTAA
- a CDS encoding Do family serine endopeptidase, with protein MTERPDLSSLPSYRQPRRSLLVARKLALMASVVAGLGVAVYGFSPSTSPSDLFSSPAHAQVNTEVRKVERPIGFADIVERVKPSVISVKVNIKEKAASNDDGDDSPFQPGSPMERFFRRFGGQDGIPGMRGPRGGGRAVTGQGSGFFISADGFAVTNNHVVDGADKVEVTTDDGKTYSAKVIGTDQRTDLALIKVEGGSNFSFAKLSDGKPRIGDWVLAVGNPFGLGGTVTAGIVSASGRDIGNGPYDDFIQIDAPVNKGNSGGPAFNTDGEVMGVNTAIYSPSGGSVGIAFSIPAATVKSVVAQLKDKGSVSRGWIGVQIQPVTSDIADSLGMKKAEGALVAEPQANGPAAKAGIESGDVITSVNGESVKDARELARTIGGMAPGATVKLNVLHKGQDKVVNLTLGQLPNTVEAKADTDNDNSKAPTRGTDVPKLGMTVAPANSVAGAGKDGVVVTEVDPKSAAAESGFKEGDVILEVAGKSVSTAGDVRDAINAARTDNKNSVLMRVKSGGQSRFVAVPLAKG; from the coding sequence ATGACCGAACGCCCCGACCTTTCGTCCCTCCCGTCGTACCGGCAGCCCCGCCGGTCGCTGCTCGTTGCCCGCAAACTCGCGCTGATGGCCTCGGTGGTCGCCGGCCTGGGCGTTGCCGTCTATGGCTTCAGCCCGTCGACGTCGCCGTCCGACCTGTTCTCGAGTCCGGCGCATGCGCAGGTCAACACGGAGGTCCGCAAGGTCGAACGTCCGATCGGATTCGCCGACATCGTCGAGCGGGTCAAACCCTCGGTGATCTCGGTCAAGGTCAACATCAAGGAGAAGGCCGCGAGCAACGATGACGGTGATGATTCGCCGTTCCAGCCGGGCTCGCCGATGGAGCGCTTCTTCCGCCGCTTCGGCGGGCAGGACGGGATCCCGGGCATGCGCGGACCGCGCGGCGGCGGGCGTGCCGTCACCGGCCAGGGCTCGGGCTTCTTCATCTCGGCCGACGGCTTTGCCGTGACCAACAACCACGTGGTCGACGGCGCCGACAAGGTCGAGGTGACGACCGACGACGGCAAGACCTACAGCGCCAAGGTGATCGGCACCGACCAGCGCACCGACCTCGCCTTGATCAAGGTCGAGGGCGGCTCCAACTTCTCGTTCGCAAAGCTGTCCGACGGCAAGCCGCGGATCGGCGATTGGGTGCTGGCGGTCGGCAATCCCTTCGGCCTCGGCGGCACCGTGACCGCGGGCATTGTCTCGGCCAGCGGCCGCGACATCGGCAACGGTCCGTATGACGATTTCATCCAGATCGACGCGCCCGTGAACAAGGGCAACTCCGGCGGTCCGGCTTTCAACACCGACGGCGAGGTGATGGGCGTCAACACCGCGATCTACTCACCCTCCGGCGGCAGCGTCGGCATCGCCTTCTCGATTCCGGCCGCGACCGTGAAGAGCGTGGTGGCCCAGCTCAAGGACAAGGGCTCGGTCAGCCGCGGCTGGATCGGCGTGCAGATCCAGCCCGTGACCTCCGACATCGCCGACAGCCTCGGCATGAAGAAGGCCGAAGGCGCCCTGGTGGCGGAGCCGCAGGCCAACGGTCCGGCGGCGAAGGCCGGCATCGAGTCCGGCGACGTCATCACCTCGGTCAACGGCGAGTCCGTCAAGGATGCCCGTGAGCTTGCCCGCACCATCGGTGGCATGGCGCCCGGTGCGACCGTGAAGCTCAACGTGCTGCACAAGGGCCAGGACAAGGTCGTGAACCTCACCCTCGGCCAATTGCCGAACACGGTGGAGGCCAAGGCCGACACTGACAACGACAACAGCAAGGCGCCGACCCGCGGCACCGACGTGCCGAAGCTCGGCATGACGGTTGCCCCGGCCAACAGCGTGGCTGGCGCCGGCAAGGACGGCGTCGTGGTTACCGAGGTCGATCCGAAGAGCGCCGCGGCCGAGAGCGGCTTCAAGGAAGGCGACGTGATTCTCGAGGTCGCCGGCAAGAGCGTGAGCACCGCCGGCGACGTGCGTGACGCGATCAACGCGGCGCGCACCGACAACAAGAACAGCGTCCTGATGCGCGTGAAGAGCGGCGGCCAGTCGCGCTTCGTCGCAGTCCCCCTCGCCAAGGGCTGA